One genomic window of Myxocyprinus asiaticus isolate MX2 ecotype Aquarium Trade chromosome 5, UBuf_Myxa_2, whole genome shotgun sequence includes the following:
- the LOC127441100 gene encoding cullin-3-A-like isoform X3: protein MASLPDPKPNMSNLKPGTKKDTKMRIRAFPMTMDEKYVNNIWDLLKNAIQEIQRKNNSGLSFEELYRNAYTMVLHKHGEKLYTGLKEVVTEHLINKVREDVLHSLNNNFLQTLNQAWNDHQTAMVMIRDILMYMDRVYVQQNNVDNVYNLGLIIFRDQVVRYGCIRDHLRQTLLDMIARERRGEVVDRGAIRNACQMLMVLGLEGRSVYEEDFEIPFLDMSAEFFQMESQKFLAENSASVYIKKVEARINEEIERVMHCLDKSTEEPIVKVVERELISKHMKTIVEMENSGLVHMLKNGKTEDLACMYKLFGRVPNGLKTMCECMSWYLREQGKALVSEEGEGKNPVDYIQGLLDLKSRFDRFLQESFNNDRLFKQTIAGDFEYFLNLNSRSPEYLSLFIDDKLKKGVKGLTEQEVESILDKAMVLFRFMQEKDVFERYYKQHLARRLLTNKSVSDDSEKNMISKLKTECGCQFTSKLEGMFRDMSISNTTMDEFRNHLQTSQVSLCGVDLTVRVLTTGYWPTQSATPKCNIPPSPRHAFEVFRRFYLAKHSGRQLTLQHHMGSADLNATFYGPIKKEDGSDVGVGGALLTGSNTRKHILQVSTFQMTILMLFNNRDKFTFEEIQQETDIPERELVRALQSLACGKPTQRVLTKEPKSKEIENGHVFTVNDQFTSKLHRVKIQTVAAKQGESDPERKETRQKVDDDRKHEIEAAIVRIMKSRKKMQHNVLVAEVTQQLRARFLPSPVVIKKRIEGLIEREYLARTPEDRKVYTYVA from the exons ATGACCATGGATGAGAAGTATGTCAATAACATCTGGGATCTTCTGAAGAATGCCATCCAGGAGATCCAGAGGAAGAACAACAGTGGGCTGAGCTTCGAGGAGCTCTACAGGAATGCATACACCATGGTGCTGCACAAACATGGGGAGAAGCTCTACACAGGCCTAAAGGAGGTGGTCACAGAACATCTCATTAACAAA GTACGAGAAGACGTGCTTCACTCGTTAAACAACAATTTCCTCCAGACGTTAAATCAAGCGTGGAATGATCACCAAACGGCCATGGTCATGATTAGAGATATCTTAATGTACATG gACCGTGTGTATGTTCAGCAAAATAATGTGGATAATGTCTATAATCTCGGCTTGATCATCTTCAGAGATCAGGTGGTGCGGTACGGCTGCATCAGAGACCACCTCAGACAAACTCTTCTGGACATGATCGCTCGAGAACGCAGGGGAGAGGTGGTCGACAG GGGAGCTATCAGGAATGCCTGTCAGATGCTGATGGTTTTGGGGTTAGAAGGACGGTCCGTATATGAGGAGGATTTTGAAATCCCATTCTTAGACATGTCTGCTGAGTTCTTCCAG ATGGAGAGTCAGAAGTTTCTGGCGGAGAACAGCGCAAGCGTCTACATCAAGAAAGTGGAGGCTCGGATAAACGAAGAGATCGAGCGAGTTATGCACTGCCTGGATAAATCGACCGAGGAGCCCATCGTGAAGGTGGTGGAGAGAGAGCTCATCTCCAAACACATGAAGACCATCGTAGAGATGGAGAATTCAGGGCTGGTCCACATGCTGAAGAACGGCAAGACAGAGG ACCTGGCGTGCATGTATAAGTTGTTTGGTCGGGTTCCGAACGGGCTAAAGACGATGTGCGAGTGTATGAGCTGGTATTTGAGAGAACAAGGCAAAGCACTGGTGTCTGAGGAGGGAGAGGGCAAGAACCCTGTCGACTACATCCAG GGTTTGTTGGACTTGAAGTCGCGTTTCGATCGGTTCCTGCAGGAATCCTTCAACAACGACAGGCTCTTCAAACAGACAATCGCCGGAGACTTTGAGTATTTCCTCAATCTCAACTCCAGATCGCCCGAGTACCTCTCACTTTTTATTGATGACAAACTCAAGAAAGGAGTAAAGGGG CTGACAGAACAGGAGGTGGAGTCTATCCTGGATAAAGCCATGGTGCTGTTCCGGTTCATGCAGGAGAAAGACGTGTTTGAGCGTTACTACAAACAGCATCTGGCCAGAAGACTCCTCACCAACAAGAGCGTCTCAGACGACTCGGAGAAAAACATGATCTCCAAACTAAAG acggAATGTGGTTGTCAGTTCACATCTAAACTAGAGGGGATGTTTAGAGACATGAGCATCTCTAATACCACTATGGACGAGTTCCGCAATCATCTGCAGACCTCacag GTGTCTCTTTGTGGTGTTGATCTCACAGTGAGAGTTCTGACCACAGGTTATTGGCCCACGCAGTCGGCCACGCCCAAATGCAACATCCCGCCCTCTCCCCGCCATGCCTTTGAAGTCTTCAGAAG GTTTTATTTGGCTAAGCACAGTGGCAGGCAGCTCACACTCCAGCACCACATGGGATCTGCAGACCTCAACGCCACCTTCTATGGCCCAATTAAGAAG GAGGATGGGTCAGAtgtgggtgtgggcggggctttgCTAACAGGCTCAAACACACGGAAGCACATTCTTCAGGTGTCCACTTTCCAGATGACCATCCTCATGCTCTTCAACAACAGAGACAAGTTCACCTTTGAG GAGATCCAGCAGGAGACTGATATCCCTGAACGTGAATTGGTCCGGGCTCTGCAGTCTCTCGCCTGCGGGAAACCCACCCAGCGAGTTCTCACGAAAGAGCCCAAGAGTAAAGAGATCGAAAATGGCCATGTGTTTACAGTCAATGACCAGTTTACCTCCAAACTGCACAGAGTCAAAATACAAACAG TTGCTGCTAAACAAGGCGAGTCAGACCCAGAGCGAAAAGAGACACGGCAGAAAGTGGACGACGACAGGAAGCATGAAATCGAGGCTGCCATTGTACGCATTATGAAGTCACGGAAGAAGATGCAGCACAATGTACTGGTAGCAGAG GTGACCCAACAGCTGAGGGCACGGTTCCTGCCGAGCCCTGTGGTAATTAAAAAACGCATTGAAGGACTTATAGAAAGAGAATATTTGGCTCGGACGCCAGAGGATCGTAAAGTCTACACATACGTTGCATAG
- the LOC127441100 gene encoding cullin-3-A-like isoform X2 — protein sequence MKIKNSVQMDMSHPVKGIHQTSHSCLNFILVVLPSQHPQCDLDSHPIHPTSVLFCFVFRCKFITWINGQFCVVIVIMTMDEKYVNNIWDLLKNAIQEIQRKNNSGLSFEELYRNAYTMVLHKHGEKLYTGLKEVVTEHLINKVREDVLHSLNNNFLQTLNQAWNDHQTAMVMIRDILMYMDRVYVQQNNVDNVYNLGLIIFRDQVVRYGCIRDHLRQTLLDMIARERRGEVVDRGAIRNACQMLMVLGLEGRSVYEEDFEIPFLDMSAEFFQMESQKFLAENSASVYIKKVEARINEEIERVMHCLDKSTEEPIVKVVERELISKHMKTIVEMENSGLVHMLKNGKTEDLACMYKLFGRVPNGLKTMCECMSWYLREQGKALVSEEGEGKNPVDYIQGLLDLKSRFDRFLQESFNNDRLFKQTIAGDFEYFLNLNSRSPEYLSLFIDDKLKKGVKGLTEQEVESILDKAMVLFRFMQEKDVFERYYKQHLARRLLTNKSVSDDSEKNMISKLKTECGCQFTSKLEGMFRDMSISNTTMDEFRNHLQTSQVSLCGVDLTVRVLTTGYWPTQSATPKCNIPPSPRHAFEVFRRFYLAKHSGRQLTLQHHMGSADLNATFYGPIKKEDGSDVGVGGALLTGSNTRKHILQVSTFQMTILMLFNNRDKFTFEEIQQETDIPERELVRALQSLACGKPTQRVLTKEPKSKEIENGHVFTVNDQFTSKLHRVKIQTVAAKQGESDPERKETRQKVDDDRKHEIEAAIVRIMKSRKKMQHNVLVAEVTQQLRARFLPSPVVIKKRIEGLIEREYLARTPEDRKVYTYVA from the exons ATGACCATGGATGAGAAGTATGTCAATAACATCTGGGATCTTCTGAAGAATGCCATCCAGGAGATCCAGAGGAAGAACAACAGTGGGCTGAGCTTCGAGGAGCTCTACAGGAATGCATACACCATGGTGCTGCACAAACATGGGGAGAAGCTCTACACAGGCCTAAAGGAGGTGGTCACAGAACATCTCATTAACAAA GTACGAGAAGACGTGCTTCACTCGTTAAACAACAATTTCCTCCAGACGTTAAATCAAGCGTGGAATGATCACCAAACGGCCATGGTCATGATTAGAGATATCTTAATGTACATG gACCGTGTGTATGTTCAGCAAAATAATGTGGATAATGTCTATAATCTCGGCTTGATCATCTTCAGAGATCAGGTGGTGCGGTACGGCTGCATCAGAGACCACCTCAGACAAACTCTTCTGGACATGATCGCTCGAGAACGCAGGGGAGAGGTGGTCGACAG GGGAGCTATCAGGAATGCCTGTCAGATGCTGATGGTTTTGGGGTTAGAAGGACGGTCCGTATATGAGGAGGATTTTGAAATCCCATTCTTAGACATGTCTGCTGAGTTCTTCCAG ATGGAGAGTCAGAAGTTTCTGGCGGAGAACAGCGCAAGCGTCTACATCAAGAAAGTGGAGGCTCGGATAAACGAAGAGATCGAGCGAGTTATGCACTGCCTGGATAAATCGACCGAGGAGCCCATCGTGAAGGTGGTGGAGAGAGAGCTCATCTCCAAACACATGAAGACCATCGTAGAGATGGAGAATTCAGGGCTGGTCCACATGCTGAAGAACGGCAAGACAGAGG ACCTGGCGTGCATGTATAAGTTGTTTGGTCGGGTTCCGAACGGGCTAAAGACGATGTGCGAGTGTATGAGCTGGTATTTGAGAGAACAAGGCAAAGCACTGGTGTCTGAGGAGGGAGAGGGCAAGAACCCTGTCGACTACATCCAG GGTTTGTTGGACTTGAAGTCGCGTTTCGATCGGTTCCTGCAGGAATCCTTCAACAACGACAGGCTCTTCAAACAGACAATCGCCGGAGACTTTGAGTATTTCCTCAATCTCAACTCCAGATCGCCCGAGTACCTCTCACTTTTTATTGATGACAAACTCAAGAAAGGAGTAAAGGGG CTGACAGAACAGGAGGTGGAGTCTATCCTGGATAAAGCCATGGTGCTGTTCCGGTTCATGCAGGAGAAAGACGTGTTTGAGCGTTACTACAAACAGCATCTGGCCAGAAGACTCCTCACCAACAAGAGCGTCTCAGACGACTCGGAGAAAAACATGATCTCCAAACTAAAG acggAATGTGGTTGTCAGTTCACATCTAAACTAGAGGGGATGTTTAGAGACATGAGCATCTCTAATACCACTATGGACGAGTTCCGCAATCATCTGCAGACCTCacag GTGTCTCTTTGTGGTGTTGATCTCACAGTGAGAGTTCTGACCACAGGTTATTGGCCCACGCAGTCGGCCACGCCCAAATGCAACATCCCGCCCTCTCCCCGCCATGCCTTTGAAGTCTTCAGAAG GTTTTATTTGGCTAAGCACAGTGGCAGGCAGCTCACACTCCAGCACCACATGGGATCTGCAGACCTCAACGCCACCTTCTATGGCCCAATTAAGAAG GAGGATGGGTCAGAtgtgggtgtgggcggggctttgCTAACAGGCTCAAACACACGGAAGCACATTCTTCAGGTGTCCACTTTCCAGATGACCATCCTCATGCTCTTCAACAACAGAGACAAGTTCACCTTTGAG GAGATCCAGCAGGAGACTGATATCCCTGAACGTGAATTGGTCCGGGCTCTGCAGTCTCTCGCCTGCGGGAAACCCACCCAGCGAGTTCTCACGAAAGAGCCCAAGAGTAAAGAGATCGAAAATGGCCATGTGTTTACAGTCAATGACCAGTTTACCTCCAAACTGCACAGAGTCAAAATACAAACAG TTGCTGCTAAACAAGGCGAGTCAGACCCAGAGCGAAAAGAGACACGGCAGAAAGTGGACGACGACAGGAAGCATGAAATCGAGGCTGCCATTGTACGCATTATGAAGTCACGGAAGAAGATGCAGCACAATGTACTGGTAGCAGAG GTGACCCAACAGCTGAGGGCACGGTTCCTGCCGAGCCCTGTGGTAATTAAAAAACGCATTGAAGGACTTATAGAAAGAGAATATTTGGCTCGGACGCCAGAGGATCGTAAAGTCTACACATACGTTGCATAG
- the LOC127441100 gene encoding cullin-3-A-like isoform X4 — protein MMTMDEKYVNNIWDLLKNAIQEIQRKNNSGLSFEELYRNAYTMVLHKHGEKLYTGLKEVVTEHLINKVREDVLHSLNNNFLQTLNQAWNDHQTAMVMIRDILMYMDRVYVQQNNVDNVYNLGLIIFRDQVVRYGCIRDHLRQTLLDMIARERRGEVVDRGAIRNACQMLMVLGLEGRSVYEEDFEIPFLDMSAEFFQMESQKFLAENSASVYIKKVEARINEEIERVMHCLDKSTEEPIVKVVERELISKHMKTIVEMENSGLVHMLKNGKTEDLACMYKLFGRVPNGLKTMCECMSWYLREQGKALVSEEGEGKNPVDYIQGLLDLKSRFDRFLQESFNNDRLFKQTIAGDFEYFLNLNSRSPEYLSLFIDDKLKKGVKGLTEQEVESILDKAMVLFRFMQEKDVFERYYKQHLARRLLTNKSVSDDSEKNMISKLKTECGCQFTSKLEGMFRDMSISNTTMDEFRNHLQTSQVSLCGVDLTVRVLTTGYWPTQSATPKCNIPPSPRHAFEVFRRFYLAKHSGRQLTLQHHMGSADLNATFYGPIKKEDGSDVGVGGALLTGSNTRKHILQVSTFQMTILMLFNNRDKFTFEEIQQETDIPERELVRALQSLACGKPTQRVLTKEPKSKEIENGHVFTVNDQFTSKLHRVKIQTVAAKQGESDPERKETRQKVDDDRKHEIEAAIVRIMKSRKKMQHNVLVAEVTQQLRARFLPSPVVIKKRIEGLIEREYLARTPEDRKVYTYVA, from the exons ATGACCATGGATGAGAAGTATGTCAATAACATCTGGGATCTTCTGAAGAATGCCATCCAGGAGATCCAGAGGAAGAACAACAGTGGGCTGAGCTTCGAGGAGCTCTACAGGAATGCATACACCATGGTGCTGCACAAACATGGGGAGAAGCTCTACACAGGCCTAAAGGAGGTGGTCACAGAACATCTCATTAACAAA GTACGAGAAGACGTGCTTCACTCGTTAAACAACAATTTCCTCCAGACGTTAAATCAAGCGTGGAATGATCACCAAACGGCCATGGTCATGATTAGAGATATCTTAATGTACATG gACCGTGTGTATGTTCAGCAAAATAATGTGGATAATGTCTATAATCTCGGCTTGATCATCTTCAGAGATCAGGTGGTGCGGTACGGCTGCATCAGAGACCACCTCAGACAAACTCTTCTGGACATGATCGCTCGAGAACGCAGGGGAGAGGTGGTCGACAG GGGAGCTATCAGGAATGCCTGTCAGATGCTGATGGTTTTGGGGTTAGAAGGACGGTCCGTATATGAGGAGGATTTTGAAATCCCATTCTTAGACATGTCTGCTGAGTTCTTCCAG ATGGAGAGTCAGAAGTTTCTGGCGGAGAACAGCGCAAGCGTCTACATCAAGAAAGTGGAGGCTCGGATAAACGAAGAGATCGAGCGAGTTATGCACTGCCTGGATAAATCGACCGAGGAGCCCATCGTGAAGGTGGTGGAGAGAGAGCTCATCTCCAAACACATGAAGACCATCGTAGAGATGGAGAATTCAGGGCTGGTCCACATGCTGAAGAACGGCAAGACAGAGG ACCTGGCGTGCATGTATAAGTTGTTTGGTCGGGTTCCGAACGGGCTAAAGACGATGTGCGAGTGTATGAGCTGGTATTTGAGAGAACAAGGCAAAGCACTGGTGTCTGAGGAGGGAGAGGGCAAGAACCCTGTCGACTACATCCAG GGTTTGTTGGACTTGAAGTCGCGTTTCGATCGGTTCCTGCAGGAATCCTTCAACAACGACAGGCTCTTCAAACAGACAATCGCCGGAGACTTTGAGTATTTCCTCAATCTCAACTCCAGATCGCCCGAGTACCTCTCACTTTTTATTGATGACAAACTCAAGAAAGGAGTAAAGGGG CTGACAGAACAGGAGGTGGAGTCTATCCTGGATAAAGCCATGGTGCTGTTCCGGTTCATGCAGGAGAAAGACGTGTTTGAGCGTTACTACAAACAGCATCTGGCCAGAAGACTCCTCACCAACAAGAGCGTCTCAGACGACTCGGAGAAAAACATGATCTCCAAACTAAAG acggAATGTGGTTGTCAGTTCACATCTAAACTAGAGGGGATGTTTAGAGACATGAGCATCTCTAATACCACTATGGACGAGTTCCGCAATCATCTGCAGACCTCacag GTGTCTCTTTGTGGTGTTGATCTCACAGTGAGAGTTCTGACCACAGGTTATTGGCCCACGCAGTCGGCCACGCCCAAATGCAACATCCCGCCCTCTCCCCGCCATGCCTTTGAAGTCTTCAGAAG GTTTTATTTGGCTAAGCACAGTGGCAGGCAGCTCACACTCCAGCACCACATGGGATCTGCAGACCTCAACGCCACCTTCTATGGCCCAATTAAGAAG GAGGATGGGTCAGAtgtgggtgtgggcggggctttgCTAACAGGCTCAAACACACGGAAGCACATTCTTCAGGTGTCCACTTTCCAGATGACCATCCTCATGCTCTTCAACAACAGAGACAAGTTCACCTTTGAG GAGATCCAGCAGGAGACTGATATCCCTGAACGTGAATTGGTCCGGGCTCTGCAGTCTCTCGCCTGCGGGAAACCCACCCAGCGAGTTCTCACGAAAGAGCCCAAGAGTAAAGAGATCGAAAATGGCCATGTGTTTACAGTCAATGACCAGTTTACCTCCAAACTGCACAGAGTCAAAATACAAACAG TTGCTGCTAAACAAGGCGAGTCAGACCCAGAGCGAAAAGAGACACGGCAGAAAGTGGACGACGACAGGAAGCATGAAATCGAGGCTGCCATTGTACGCATTATGAAGTCACGGAAGAAGATGCAGCACAATGTACTGGTAGCAGAG GTGACCCAACAGCTGAGGGCACGGTTCCTGCCGAGCCCTGTGGTAATTAAAAAACGCATTGAAGGACTTATAGAAAGAGAATATTTGGCTCGGACGCCAGAGGATCGTAAAGTCTACACATACGTTGCATAG
- the LOC127441100 gene encoding cullin-3-A-like isoform X5, with product MTMDEKYVNNIWDLLKNAIQEIQRKNNSGLSFEELYRNAYTMVLHKHGEKLYTGLKEVVTEHLINKVREDVLHSLNNNFLQTLNQAWNDHQTAMVMIRDILMYMDRVYVQQNNVDNVYNLGLIIFRDQVVRYGCIRDHLRQTLLDMIARERRGEVVDRGAIRNACQMLMVLGLEGRSVYEEDFEIPFLDMSAEFFQMESQKFLAENSASVYIKKVEARINEEIERVMHCLDKSTEEPIVKVVERELISKHMKTIVEMENSGLVHMLKNGKTEDLACMYKLFGRVPNGLKTMCECMSWYLREQGKALVSEEGEGKNPVDYIQGLLDLKSRFDRFLQESFNNDRLFKQTIAGDFEYFLNLNSRSPEYLSLFIDDKLKKGVKGLTEQEVESILDKAMVLFRFMQEKDVFERYYKQHLARRLLTNKSVSDDSEKNMISKLKTECGCQFTSKLEGMFRDMSISNTTMDEFRNHLQTSQVSLCGVDLTVRVLTTGYWPTQSATPKCNIPPSPRHAFEVFRRFYLAKHSGRQLTLQHHMGSADLNATFYGPIKKEDGSDVGVGGALLTGSNTRKHILQVSTFQMTILMLFNNRDKFTFEEIQQETDIPERELVRALQSLACGKPTQRVLTKEPKSKEIENGHVFTVNDQFTSKLHRVKIQTVAAKQGESDPERKETRQKVDDDRKHEIEAAIVRIMKSRKKMQHNVLVAEVTQQLRARFLPSPVVIKKRIEGLIEREYLARTPEDRKVYTYVA from the exons ATGACCATGGATGAGAAGTATGTCAATAACATCTGGGATCTTCTGAAGAATGCCATCCAGGAGATCCAGAGGAAGAACAACAGTGGGCTGAGCTTCGAGGAGCTCTACAGGAATGCATACACCATGGTGCTGCACAAACATGGGGAGAAGCTCTACACAGGCCTAAAGGAGGTGGTCACAGAACATCTCATTAACAAA GTACGAGAAGACGTGCTTCACTCGTTAAACAACAATTTCCTCCAGACGTTAAATCAAGCGTGGAATGATCACCAAACGGCCATGGTCATGATTAGAGATATCTTAATGTACATG gACCGTGTGTATGTTCAGCAAAATAATGTGGATAATGTCTATAATCTCGGCTTGATCATCTTCAGAGATCAGGTGGTGCGGTACGGCTGCATCAGAGACCACCTCAGACAAACTCTTCTGGACATGATCGCTCGAGAACGCAGGGGAGAGGTGGTCGACAG GGGAGCTATCAGGAATGCCTGTCAGATGCTGATGGTTTTGGGGTTAGAAGGACGGTCCGTATATGAGGAGGATTTTGAAATCCCATTCTTAGACATGTCTGCTGAGTTCTTCCAG ATGGAGAGTCAGAAGTTTCTGGCGGAGAACAGCGCAAGCGTCTACATCAAGAAAGTGGAGGCTCGGATAAACGAAGAGATCGAGCGAGTTATGCACTGCCTGGATAAATCGACCGAGGAGCCCATCGTGAAGGTGGTGGAGAGAGAGCTCATCTCCAAACACATGAAGACCATCGTAGAGATGGAGAATTCAGGGCTGGTCCACATGCTGAAGAACGGCAAGACAGAGG ACCTGGCGTGCATGTATAAGTTGTTTGGTCGGGTTCCGAACGGGCTAAAGACGATGTGCGAGTGTATGAGCTGGTATTTGAGAGAACAAGGCAAAGCACTGGTGTCTGAGGAGGGAGAGGGCAAGAACCCTGTCGACTACATCCAG GGTTTGTTGGACTTGAAGTCGCGTTTCGATCGGTTCCTGCAGGAATCCTTCAACAACGACAGGCTCTTCAAACAGACAATCGCCGGAGACTTTGAGTATTTCCTCAATCTCAACTCCAGATCGCCCGAGTACCTCTCACTTTTTATTGATGACAAACTCAAGAAAGGAGTAAAGGGG CTGACAGAACAGGAGGTGGAGTCTATCCTGGATAAAGCCATGGTGCTGTTCCGGTTCATGCAGGAGAAAGACGTGTTTGAGCGTTACTACAAACAGCATCTGGCCAGAAGACTCCTCACCAACAAGAGCGTCTCAGACGACTCGGAGAAAAACATGATCTCCAAACTAAAG acggAATGTGGTTGTCAGTTCACATCTAAACTAGAGGGGATGTTTAGAGACATGAGCATCTCTAATACCACTATGGACGAGTTCCGCAATCATCTGCAGACCTCacag GTGTCTCTTTGTGGTGTTGATCTCACAGTGAGAGTTCTGACCACAGGTTATTGGCCCACGCAGTCGGCCACGCCCAAATGCAACATCCCGCCCTCTCCCCGCCATGCCTTTGAAGTCTTCAGAAG GTTTTATTTGGCTAAGCACAGTGGCAGGCAGCTCACACTCCAGCACCACATGGGATCTGCAGACCTCAACGCCACCTTCTATGGCCCAATTAAGAAG GAGGATGGGTCAGAtgtgggtgtgggcggggctttgCTAACAGGCTCAAACACACGGAAGCACATTCTTCAGGTGTCCACTTTCCAGATGACCATCCTCATGCTCTTCAACAACAGAGACAAGTTCACCTTTGAG GAGATCCAGCAGGAGACTGATATCCCTGAACGTGAATTGGTCCGGGCTCTGCAGTCTCTCGCCTGCGGGAAACCCACCCAGCGAGTTCTCACGAAAGAGCCCAAGAGTAAAGAGATCGAAAATGGCCATGTGTTTACAGTCAATGACCAGTTTACCTCCAAACTGCACAGAGTCAAAATACAAACAG TTGCTGCTAAACAAGGCGAGTCAGACCCAGAGCGAAAAGAGACACGGCAGAAAGTGGACGACGACAGGAAGCATGAAATCGAGGCTGCCATTGTACGCATTATGAAGTCACGGAAGAAGATGCAGCACAATGTACTGGTAGCAGAG GTGACCCAACAGCTGAGGGCACGGTTCCTGCCGAGCCCTGTGGTAATTAAAAAACGCATTGAAGGACTTATAGAAAGAGAATATTTGGCTCGGACGCCAGAGGATCGTAAAGTCTACACATACGTTGCATAG